A window of the Streptomyces sp. NBC_00250 genome harbors these coding sequences:
- a CDS encoding TetR/AcrR family transcriptional regulator, whose product MTGTSEARTEAAPAGRGRRERLRAETTAEIKDTALRLMTSGGPDAITLRAIAREMGMTANAIYGYFATRDDLVTTLIDDVYSALADAVETAWATASAETSAGDPGPNPTARILAWAHAFRTWALTHPEGFRLVYGDPVPGYRAPEEGAAPDAARRVCTGLAGLAAAAWPYAEPLYRDSAFTWSDFDAGLLDKVRPAFPELPPAGVALALRLWGHLHGLVALEVYGHLGRQTASPDKLFQEELSRLVTTLGVPRRADGED is encoded by the coding sequence ATGACCGGGACATCGGAAGCACGGACAGAGGCGGCTCCGGCCGGGCGCGGGCGCCGTGAGCGGCTCCGGGCCGAGACCACGGCCGAGATCAAGGACACGGCCCTGCGCCTGATGACCTCGGGCGGTCCCGACGCGATCACCCTCCGGGCGATCGCCCGTGAGATGGGCATGACGGCGAACGCGATCTACGGCTACTTCGCCACCCGCGACGACCTGGTCACCACGCTCATCGACGACGTGTACTCGGCGCTCGCCGACGCGGTGGAGACGGCCTGGGCCACCGCGTCCGCCGAGACCTCCGCCGGGGACCCCGGCCCGAACCCCACCGCCCGGATCCTCGCCTGGGCCCACGCCTTCCGCACCTGGGCCCTGACCCATCCCGAGGGCTTCCGGCTCGTGTACGGCGATCCCGTGCCCGGCTACCGGGCCCCCGAGGAAGGCGCCGCCCCGGACGCGGCCCGCCGCGTCTGCACCGGCCTCGCCGGCCTCGCCGCGGCGGCCTGGCCGTACGCCGAACCCCTCTACCGGGACAGCGCGTTCACCTGGTCCGACTTCGACGCCGGACTCCTCGACAAGGTCCGCCCCGCCTTCCCCGAACTGCCGCCGGCCGGTGTCGCCCTCGCGCTACGCCTCTGGGGTCACCTGCACGGGCTCGTGGCCCTGGAGGTGTACGGACACCTCGGCCGCCAGACGGCCAGCCCGGACAAGCTCTTCCAGGAGGAACTGTCCCGGCTCGTGACGACGCTCGGCGTCCCGCGACGCGCGGACGGCGAGGACTGA
- a CDS encoding ABC transporter ATP-binding protein, translating into MIGLAPPEYDPAAPTTATTLPVAADSTVRTYVRELLSRHRRAFALLIGVNAVAVIASMAGPYLLGSLVDELATGARELHLERTIALFAVALLVQTAFVRLVRLRGAMLGEEMLADLREDFLVRAVGLPPGVLERAGTGDLLSRITTDVDRLSNAMREAVPQLAIGVVWAGLLLGGLAVTAPPLALAALLAAPLLVVGSRWYFRRAPAAYRSESAGYAAVAAALAETVDAGRTVEAHRLGGRRIALSNRRISEWVAWERYTLFLRSVLFPVVNITHTTVLCSVLLLGGVFVLQGWIDVGQLTTGALLAQMLVDPIGIVLRWYDELQVAQVSLARLVGVRDIEPDAGDKEVRPEGRAVRADEVRFGYREGVDVLHEVSLKVAPGTRLALVGPSGAGKSTLGRLLAGIYAPRTGSVTLGAAELARMPAERVREHVALVNQEHHVFVGSLRDNLLLAKNGATDTELWAALTAVDAEVWARGLDEGLDTEVGSGGRSLTPAQAQQIALARLVLADPHTLVLDEATSLLDPRAARHLERSLGRVLDGRTVVAIAHRLHTAHDADLIAVVESGRISELGSHAELVAADGAYAALWRSWHG; encoded by the coding sequence ATGATCGGCCTGGCGCCACCGGAGTACGACCCGGCGGCCCCGACGACGGCGACGACACTGCCCGTCGCCGCCGACTCGACGGTCCGCACCTATGTACGCGAGCTGCTGAGCCGCCACCGCCGGGCGTTCGCGCTGCTCATCGGGGTGAACGCGGTCGCCGTGATCGCCTCGATGGCCGGCCCGTACCTGCTCGGTTCGCTGGTGGACGAGCTGGCCACGGGCGCGCGTGAGCTCCATCTGGAGCGCACGATCGCGCTGTTCGCGGTCGCGCTGCTCGTCCAGACCGCGTTCGTCCGGCTCGTCCGGCTGCGCGGGGCGATGCTCGGCGAGGAGATGCTCGCCGATCTGCGGGAGGACTTCCTCGTCCGCGCGGTCGGCCTGCCGCCCGGCGTGCTCGAACGGGCCGGCACGGGTGACCTGCTGTCCCGTATCACCACGGACGTCGACCGGCTCTCCAACGCGATGCGCGAGGCCGTGCCCCAGCTGGCCATCGGCGTCGTGTGGGCCGGTCTGCTGCTCGGCGGCCTCGCGGTCACCGCGCCGCCGCTGGCGCTCGCCGCGCTGCTCGCGGCGCCGCTGCTCGTCGTGGGCTCCCGGTGGTACTTCCGGCGGGCGCCGGCCGCGTACCGCTCGGAGTCCGCGGGGTACGCGGCGGTGGCCGCCGCCCTCGCCGAGACGGTCGACGCGGGTCGCACAGTCGAGGCGCACCGCCTCGGCGGTCGCCGGATCGCCCTGTCGAACCGGCGCATCTCGGAATGGGTCGCATGGGAGAGGTACACCCTCTTCCTCCGCTCGGTGCTCTTCCCCGTCGTCAACATCACCCATACGACGGTCCTCTGTTCCGTGCTGCTGCTCGGCGGGGTGTTCGTGCTCCAGGGCTGGATCGACGTCGGTCAGCTGACGACGGGCGCCCTGCTCGCGCAGATGCTGGTGGACCCGATCGGGATCGTGCTCCGCTGGTACGACGAACTCCAGGTCGCGCAGGTGTCGCTGGCCCGGCTCGTCGGTGTCCGCGACATCGAGCCGGACGCGGGCGACAAGGAGGTACGGCCGGAGGGCCGGGCCGTCCGGGCGGACGAGGTCCGGTTCGGGTACCGCGAGGGCGTCGACGTGCTGCACGAGGTGTCCCTGAAGGTGGCGCCCGGCACCCGGCTCGCCCTGGTCGGCCCGTCCGGCGCGGGCAAGTCCACCCTCGGCCGCCTCCTCGCGGGCATCTACGCCCCGAGGACGGGCTCGGTCACCCTCGGCGCGGCCGAGCTGGCCCGGATGCCCGCCGAGCGGGTCCGCGAGCACGTGGCCCTGGTCAACCAGGAGCACCACGTCTTCGTGGGCTCCCTCCGGGACAATCTGCTCCTCGCCAAGAACGGGGCCACGGACACCGAGCTGTGGGCGGCGCTCACGGCGGTGGACGCCGAGGTGTGGGCCCGTGGTCTCGACGAGGGCCTGGACACGGAGGTCGGCTCGGGCGGCCGCTCGCTGACCCCGGCGCAGGCGCAGCAGATCGCACTGGCCCGGCTGGTCCTCGCGGACCCGCACACGCTGGTCCTGGACGAGGCGACCTCGCTGCTCGACCCGCGGGCGGCCCGGCACCTGGAGCGCTCCCTCGGACGCGTCCTGGACGGCCGTACGGTCGTGGCCATCGCGCACCGGCTGCACACCGCGCACGACGCCGATCTGATCGCGGTGGTCGAGTCCGGCCGGATCAGCGAACTCGGCAGCCACGCGGAACTGGTCGCGGCGGACGGGGCGTACGCGGCGCTGTGGAGGTCGTGGCACGGCTGA
- a CDS encoding metal-dependent hydrolase codes for MMGPAHSLSGAAAWLGVGAAAAAFDRPMPWPVLVVGALICAGAALAPDLDHKSATISRAFGPVSKGLCEIVDKLSYAVYKATRSSADPRRSGGHRTLTHTWLWAVLIGGGASVAAITGGRWAVLAILFVHLVLAVEGLLWRAARMSSDVLVWLLGATSAWILAGVLDKPGNGSDWFFTGPGQEYLWLGLPIVLGALVHDIGDALTVSGCPILWPIPVGRKRWYPIGPPKGMRFRAGSWVELKVLMPAFMVLGGVGGASALGFF; via the coding sequence ATGATGGGACCGGCACACTCGCTGTCCGGAGCGGCGGCCTGGCTGGGTGTCGGAGCGGCAGCGGCGGCCTTCGACCGCCCGATGCCATGGCCGGTTCTCGTCGTCGGCGCGCTCATCTGCGCGGGCGCGGCCCTCGCCCCCGACCTGGACCACAAGTCGGCGACCATCTCGCGGGCCTTCGGACCGGTCTCCAAGGGGCTGTGCGAGATCGTCGACAAGCTGTCGTACGCCGTCTACAAGGCGACCCGCTCCTCCGCCGACCCCCGCAGGTCCGGCGGCCACCGGACCCTCACCCACACCTGGCTCTGGGCGGTCCTGATCGGCGGCGGCGCCTCCGTCGCGGCGATCACCGGTGGCCGGTGGGCGGTGCTCGCCATCCTCTTCGTGCACCTGGTCCTCGCCGTGGAAGGCCTGCTGTGGCGGGCCGCCCGGATGTCCAGCGACGTCCTGGTCTGGCTGCTCGGCGCGACCAGCGCCTGGATCCTGGCGGGCGTCCTCGACAAGCCCGGCAACGGCTCGGACTGGTTCTTCACCGGCCCCGGCCAGGAGTACCTGTGGCTCGGGCTTCCGATCGTGCTCGGCGCCCTCGTCCACGACATCGGCGACGCCCTGACCGTCTCCGGCTGCCCGATCCTCTGGCCCATCCCCGTCGGTCGGAAGCGCTGGTACCCGATCGGCCCGCCGAAGGGCATGCGCTTCCGGGCCGGCAGCTGGGTGGAGCTCAAGGTCCTGATGCCCGCGTTCATGGTGCTCGGCGGGGTGGGCGGCGCCTCGGCGCTCGGTTTCTTCTGA
- a CDS encoding peptide-N4-asparagine amidase has translation MRSLKIMSMLSGLVLAAGALLTAHPAAADGPNGPTPPAEFTADWHDPVTAAPPVETPGTRSCEVTLAAAQFRDFTPYQGSYAPPKECGTRWNKVVLRLEGNVKGRQYDRLGYLTVGGVEILRTSTPQPSPDGITWSVEKDVTRYRDTLSRPGAVEMLIGNVVNETYTGVLDVRVTLTFHTAQGRVKPAAGTPDRVIPLTGPTLTTPRNTERVLAEVYATGSGGGCEEYWYLSVPDAAPYSCRAGDGPHREVRVSVDGRLAGIAAPFPTVWTGGWSNPFLWYVTPGPRAFDVQPILYDLTPFAAVLNDGRAHRVEVTVAGVPAGQAGWSTPTNVLLWQDEGSRVVTGGLDRHEETAPRNSSVYTAATADSLHRLDTDAGHRLTVAGHLNTSHGRVATTVDRTVAHGSAHRWGEGENPDAFTARWTDRETVTSGRTVTRADRTYTMDGETTIGAGDRLRTVLTLGDRADTSVLRDGRRLSWSRLDDTYTGDATYTTGVPRDQRHAVGTTNERYRLYGSEGCHDRSLTTVQGTVTQDLRRC, from the coding sequence ATGAGATCACTCAAGATCATGAGCATGCTCAGCGGTCTGGTCCTCGCCGCGGGCGCGCTCCTCACCGCCCACCCGGCCGCCGCCGACGGTCCGAACGGCCCGACGCCCCCGGCCGAGTTCACCGCCGACTGGCACGACCCGGTCACCGCCGCCCCGCCCGTCGAGACCCCCGGCACCCGCAGCTGCGAGGTGACCCTGGCCGCCGCGCAGTTCCGCGACTTCACCCCCTACCAGGGGAGTTACGCCCCGCCGAAGGAGTGCGGCACCCGCTGGAACAAGGTCGTCCTGCGCCTCGAAGGAAACGTGAAGGGCCGCCAGTACGACCGCCTCGGGTACCTCACCGTCGGCGGCGTCGAGATCCTCCGCACCTCCACGCCCCAGCCCTCGCCCGACGGCATCACCTGGTCGGTCGAGAAGGACGTCACCCGCTACCGCGACACCCTCAGCCGCCCCGGCGCCGTCGAGATGCTCATCGGCAATGTCGTGAACGAGACCTACACCGGCGTCCTCGACGTCCGCGTCACCCTCACCTTCCACACCGCCCAGGGCCGGGTGAAACCCGCCGCCGGTACGCCCGACCGGGTGATCCCCCTCACCGGCCCCACCCTCACGACCCCGCGCAACACCGAACGCGTCCTCGCCGAGGTGTACGCCACCGGCTCCGGCGGCGGCTGCGAGGAGTACTGGTACCTCTCCGTCCCCGACGCCGCCCCCTACTCCTGCCGGGCCGGCGACGGACCGCACCGTGAGGTCCGGGTCTCCGTCGACGGACGCCTCGCCGGCATCGCCGCGCCCTTCCCCACCGTCTGGACCGGCGGCTGGTCGAACCCCTTCCTCTGGTACGTCACCCCCGGGCCGCGCGCCTTCGACGTCCAGCCGATCCTCTACGACCTGACCCCGTTCGCCGCCGTCCTCAACGACGGCCGCGCCCACCGCGTGGAGGTCACCGTCGCCGGGGTCCCGGCCGGGCAGGCGGGCTGGTCCACCCCCACCAACGTGCTGCTCTGGCAGGACGAGGGCAGCCGGGTCGTCACCGGCGGCCTCGACCGCCACGAGGAGACCGCCCCGCGCAACTCCTCCGTCTACACGGCGGCCACCGCGGACTCCCTCCACCGGCTCGACACCGACGCCGGGCACCGCCTCACCGTCGCCGGACACCTGAACACCTCGCACGGGCGGGTCGCCACCACCGTCGACCGGACCGTCGCCCACGGCTCCGCGCACCGCTGGGGCGAGGGGGAGAACCCGGACGCGTTCACCGCGCGCTGGACCGACCGGGAGACCGTGACCAGCGGCCGGACCGTCACCCGCGCCGACCGGACGTACACGATGGACGGCGAGACGACGATCGGCGCGGGCGACCGACTGCGGACCGTCCTCACGCTCGGGGACCGCGCCGACACCAGCGTCCTGCGCGACGGACGGCGGCTCTCCTGGTCGCGGCTCGACGACACCTACACCGGGGACGCGACGTACACCACCGGTGTCCCGCGTGACCAGCGGCACGCGGTCGGCACCACGAACGAACGCTACCGGCTGTACGGCTCCGAGGGCTGCCACGACCGGAGCCTGACGACCGTTCAGGGCACGGTCACCCAGGATCTGCGGCGCTGCTGA
- a CDS encoding DEAD/DEAH box helicase: MIFVPVAGSLIRAESRQDGGVTLIDQLPPTADPDALFEAFSSWAEDRGITLYPAQEEALIEVVSGANVILSTPTGSGKSLVAAAAHFTALANDQVTFYTAPIKALVSEKFFDLCKIFGTENVGMLTGDASVNADAPVICCTAEVLASIALRDGKYADINQVVMDEFHFYAEQDRGWAWQIPILELPQAQFILMSATLGDVSMFEKDLTRRTGKPTSVVRSATRPVPLSYEYVLTPITETLTELLETKQAPVYIVHFTQAQAVERAQSLMSINMCTREEKDKIAELIGNFRFTTKFGQNLSRYVRHGIGVHHAGMLPKYRRLVEKLAQAGLLKVICGTDTLGVGVNVPIRTVLFTALTKYDGNRVRTLRAREFHQIAGRAGRAGFDTAGYVVAQAPEHVIENEKALAKAGDDPKKRRKVVRKKAPEGFVAWSDTTFERLIDAEPEPLTSRFKVTNIMLLSVIARPGNAFEAMRKLLEDNHEPRKAQLRHIRRAIAIYRSLLDGGVVEQLDTPDAEGRTIRLTVDLQQDFALNQPLSTFALAAFDLLDPESPSYALDMVSVVESTLDDPRQILAAMQNKARGEAVGQMKADGVEYEERMERLQDISYPKPLDELLWHAYNVYRKSHPWVGDHPVSPKSIIRDMYERALTFTEFTSWYELSRTEGIVLRYLASAYKALDHTIPDDLKTEDLEDLIAWLGEMVRQVDSSLLDEWEQLANPEIQTAEEAQEKADQVKPVTANARAFRVLVRNAMFRRVELAALDNVDALGEMDAEAGWDADAWGEAMDAYWDEYDDLGTGPDARGPKLLAIEEDAAHGLWRVRQTFADPNKDHDWGISAEVDLAASDEEGRAVVRVTAVGQL; encoded by the coding sequence GTGATCTTCGTTCCGGTGGCCGGTTCCCTCATCCGAGCGGAATCCAGGCAAGATGGGGGCGTGACCCTTATCGATCAGCTGCCGCCGACCGCCGACCCCGACGCCCTCTTCGAGGCCTTCTCCTCCTGGGCCGAGGACCGGGGCATCACGCTCTACCCGGCCCAGGAAGAGGCGCTGATCGAGGTCGTCTCCGGGGCCAACGTGATCTTGTCCACGCCCACCGGATCGGGAAAGTCGCTGGTCGCCGCGGCCGCGCACTTCACCGCGCTCGCGAACGACCAGGTGACCTTCTACACCGCGCCGATCAAGGCGCTGGTGTCGGAGAAGTTCTTCGATCTCTGCAAGATCTTCGGCACCGAGAACGTCGGCATGCTGACCGGCGACGCCTCCGTGAACGCGGACGCACCGGTGATCTGCTGTACGGCCGAGGTGCTGGCCTCGATCGCGCTGCGGGACGGCAAGTACGCGGACATCAACCAGGTCGTGATGGACGAGTTCCACTTCTACGCCGAGCAGGACCGCGGCTGGGCGTGGCAGATCCCGATCCTGGAGCTCCCCCAGGCGCAGTTCATCCTGATGTCGGCGACGCTCGGCGACGTGTCGATGTTCGAGAAGGACCTGACCCGGCGCACGGGCAAGCCGACCTCGGTGGTCCGCTCGGCGACCCGGCCGGTGCCGCTCTCGTACGAGTACGTGCTCACCCCGATCACGGAGACCCTGACGGAGCTCCTGGAGACCAAGCAGGCGCCGGTCTACATCGTCCACTTCACGCAGGCGCAGGCCGTCGAGCGGGCGCAGTCGCTGATGAGCATCAACATGTGCACGCGCGAGGAGAAGGACAAGATCGCCGAGCTGATCGGCAACTTCCGCTTCACCACCAAGTTCGGCCAGAACCTCTCGCGTTACGTCCGGCACGGCATCGGCGTGCACCACGCGGGCATGCTGCCGAAGTACCGCCGGCTCGTCGAGAAGCTGGCGCAGGCCGGTCTCCTGAAGGTGATCTGCGGGACCGACACCCTCGGCGTGGGCGTGAACGTTCCCATCCGTACGGTGCTCTTCACCGCCCTCACGAAGTACGACGGCAACCGGGTGCGCACGCTGCGCGCCCGTGAGTTCCACCAGATCGCGGGCCGGGCCGGCCGGGCCGGCTTCGACACCGCCGGCTACGTGGTCGCCCAGGCCCCCGAGCACGTCATCGAGAACGAGAAGGCGCTCGCCAAGGCCGGCGACGACCCGAAGAAGCGCCGCAAGGTGGTCCGCAAGAAGGCCCCCGAGGGATTCGTCGCCTGGAGCGACACCACCTTCGAGCGGCTCATCGACGCCGAGCCGGAGCCGCTGACCTCCCGCTTCAAGGTCACCAACATCATGCTGCTCTCGGTGATCGCCCGCCCGGGCAACGCCTTCGAGGCGATGCGCAAGCTCCTGGAGGACAACCACGAGCCGCGCAAGGCCCAGCTGCGGCACATCCGCCGGGCCATCGCCATCTACCGCTCGCTGCTCGACGGCGGGGTCGTGGAGCAGCTGGACACTCCGGACGCCGAGGGCCGCACGATCCGCCTGACGGTCGACCTCCAGCAGGACTTCGCGCTGAACCAGCCGCTGTCGACGTTCGCGCTCGCCGCCTTCGACCTGCTCGACCCGGAGTCCCCCTCGTACGCCCTGGACATGGTCTCCGTCGTCGAGTCGACGCTCGACGACCCGCGCCAGATCCTCGCCGCCATGCAGAACAAGGCGCGCGGCGAGGCCGTCGGGCAGATGAAGGCGGACGGCGTCGAGTACGAGGAGCGGATGGAACGGCTCCAGGACATCTCCTACCCGAAGCCGCTCGATGAACTGCTCTGGCACGCGTACAACGTCTACCGGAAGTCGCACCCGTGGGTCGGCGACCACCCGGTCTCGCCGAAGTCGATCATCCGTGACATGTACGAACGGGCGCTGACCTTCACCGAGTTCACCTCCTGGTACGAGCTGTCGCGCACCGAGGGCATCGTCCTGCGGTACCTCGCGAGCGCGTACAAGGCGCTCGACCACACCATCCCGGACGACCTCAAGACCGAGGACCTGGAGGACCTGATCGCCTGGCTGGGCGAGATGGTCCGTCAGGTGGACTCCTCGCTGCTCGACGAGTGGGAGCAGCTGGCCAACCCCGAGATCCAGACGGCCGAGGAGGCCCAGGAGAAGGCCGACCAGGTCAAGCCGGTCACGGCCAACGCCCGCGCCTTCCGGGTACTGGTGCGCAACGCGATGTTCCGCCGGGTGGAGCTCGCGGCCCTCGACAACGTGGACGCGCTCGGCGAGATGGACGCCGAGGCCGGCTGGGACGCGGACGCGTGGGGCGAGGCGATGGACGCCTACTGGGACGAGTACGACGACCTCGGTACGGGCCCCGACGCGCGCGGCCCGAAGCTGCTCGCCATCGAGGAGGACGCGGCCCACGGCCTGTGGCGCGTCCGGCAGACCTTCGCCGACCCGAACAAGGACCATGACTGGGGCATCAGCGCGGAGGTGGATCTCGCGGCCTCCGACGAAGAGGGCCGCGCGGTCGTCCGCGTGACGGCCGTCGGACAGCTGTAG
- a CDS encoding ABC transporter ATP-binding protein encodes MQIRDLPYADPGVPDVRSGTRFLVWLGRQQLGGQVKSMLWGLLHHLGIAGLPLGIGIAVQSVVDRDGGRLALAGGLLVVLGVAISAGDVMLHRTAVTNWITAAARVQQLLARKTAELGSVLTRRVAAGEVVAVSTGDVEKIGWFVEALSRFAAGAVVLVVICVGLVVYQPALGVVVAVGIPILALAVLPLLPRATRRADTQREKAGKATELASDTVAGLRVLRGIGGEELFLGRYRAASQEVRKAAVRSARMWAMISAIQVVLPGILLIVVVAYGARLAFDGRITVGELVTVYSAVALTYHPLRNFEEIAMAFSFSRPSAKRAARVLGLARTTTTAADEDRDEDRKATGDLYDPLTGLLAPAGLFTAVVCGDPDLAGRLADRLGGHPAEPGEDHTSVLLGGVPLDELPLGSARTAVLVQDKEPVLLSGTLSELLDVPRSGEVPPERALAAARCEDVLDALAQASVDTDGDPMRTRITERGRSLSGGQRQRLALARSLVTDPEVLVLDEPTSAVDAHTEARVAAGIRELREARTTVVLASSPLLLDRADRVVLVDDGQAVAVGTHRELLAREPRYRAVVTRETDEELAAAAPRVGTAAAVGDVEAVGELEALEGESA; translated from the coding sequence ATGCAGATTCGAGATCTTCCCTACGCCGACCCTGGGGTCCCCGATGTCCGCTCGGGCACCCGGTTCCTCGTCTGGCTCGGCCGTCAACAGCTCGGCGGGCAGGTGAAGTCCATGCTGTGGGGGCTCCTGCACCACCTGGGAATCGCCGGACTGCCACTCGGCATCGGCATCGCCGTACAGTCGGTCGTGGACCGCGACGGCGGGCGACTCGCGCTCGCCGGAGGCCTGCTCGTGGTCCTCGGCGTCGCGATCTCGGCCGGTGACGTGATGCTGCACCGCACCGCCGTCACCAACTGGATCACCGCGGCCGCCCGGGTGCAGCAGCTCCTGGCCCGCAAGACCGCCGAACTGGGCTCGGTCCTCACCCGGCGGGTCGCCGCGGGCGAGGTCGTCGCCGTCTCCACCGGAGACGTCGAGAAGATCGGCTGGTTCGTCGAGGCCCTGTCCCGGTTCGCCGCGGGCGCCGTCGTGCTCGTCGTCATCTGTGTGGGCCTCGTCGTCTACCAGCCCGCCCTGGGCGTCGTCGTGGCCGTCGGCATCCCGATCCTGGCCCTGGCCGTCCTGCCGCTCCTCCCCCGCGCGACCCGCCGGGCGGACACCCAGCGAGAGAAGGCGGGCAAGGCCACCGAGCTGGCCTCCGACACCGTCGCGGGACTCCGCGTGCTGCGCGGCATCGGCGGCGAGGAGCTGTTCCTCGGCCGCTACCGCGCCGCCTCCCAGGAGGTCCGCAAGGCCGCCGTCCGCAGCGCGCGGATGTGGGCGATGATCTCCGCGATCCAGGTCGTGCTGCCCGGCATCCTGCTCATCGTCGTGGTGGCGTACGGGGCGCGGCTCGCGTTCGACGGGCGGATCACCGTAGGTGAACTGGTCACCGTCTACAGCGCGGTGGCCCTCACGTACCACCCACTGCGCAACTTCGAGGAGATCGCCATGGCCTTCTCCTTCTCCCGGCCGTCCGCGAAGCGGGCCGCCCGGGTCCTCGGCCTCGCCCGTACGACCACCACCGCCGCGGACGAGGACCGGGACGAGGACCGCAAGGCCACCGGTGACCTGTACGACCCGCTGACCGGGCTGCTGGCTCCGGCGGGGCTCTTCACCGCGGTCGTCTGCGGAGACCCGGACCTGGCCGGGCGGCTCGCCGACCGGCTCGGCGGCCACCCGGCCGAACCGGGCGAGGACCACACCTCGGTCCTCCTCGGCGGGGTCCCCCTGGACGAACTGCCGCTGGGGTCCGCCCGTACGGCCGTCCTCGTCCAGGACAAGGAACCGGTCCTGCTCTCGGGCACGCTCAGCGAGCTGCTCGACGTGCCCCGCTCCGGCGAGGTGCCGCCGGAGCGGGCCCTGGCCGCCGCCCGGTGCGAGGACGTCCTCGACGCGCTCGCCCAGGCGTCCGTGGACACCGACGGCGATCCGATGCGCACCCGCATCACCGAGCGGGGCAGGTCGCTCTCGGGCGGCCAGCGCCAGCGGCTCGCCCTCGCCCGGTCCCTGGTGACCGACCCGGAGGTGCTCGTCCTCGACGAGCCCACCTCGGCGGTCGACGCGCACACCGAGGCCCGGGTCGCCGCCGGCATCCGCGAACTGCGCGAGGCGAGAACCACCGTGGTCCTCGCCTCCTCACCGCTGCTCCTGGACCGCGCCGACCGGGTCGTCCTGGTCGACGACGGCCAGGCGGTCGCCGTCGGCACCCACCGCGAGCTGCTCGCCCGGGAGCCCCGCTACCGCGCGGTCGTCACCCGCGAGACCGACGAGGAGCTCGCCGCGGCGGCGCCGAGGGTCGGCACGGCCGCTGCTGTCGGCGACGTCGAAGCCGTCGGTGAACTCGAAGCACTGGAAGGGGAATCGGCATGA
- a CDS encoding NAD(P)-dependent oxidoreductase: MHIGVIGATGTIGSRVVAEALERGHHIRAFSRDATEAAARETRENITWASLDVLDPAGIAAVLPGLDVLISAFQPGNAAQDMADTVRRSIADAGIYATAARALLKALESHPRTRLIVIGGAGSLEIEPGVVLADAEERLHETLDGVGLPRAYAAAVRGHRDALNVLRTSNRRWTYFSPAEDIAPGERTGRFRVGEDQPVRDAEGRSRVSAEDAAVALVDEAELPRFVQRRFTIGY, encoded by the coding sequence ATGCACATCGGCGTCATCGGAGCCACCGGCACCATCGGCAGCCGCGTCGTCGCGGAGGCCCTGGAGCGCGGGCACCACATCAGGGCCTTCAGCCGCGACGCCACGGAGGCGGCGGCGCGGGAGACCCGCGAGAACATCACCTGGGCGAGCCTCGACGTCCTCGACCCCGCGGGCATCGCAGCCGTCCTGCCCGGACTCGACGTCCTCATCAGCGCCTTCCAGCCCGGAAACGCCGCCCAGGACATGGCGGACACCGTCCGGCGCTCGATCGCCGACGCCGGGATCTACGCCACCGCGGCGCGCGCCCTGCTCAAGGCACTCGAAAGTCACCCCAGGACCCGGCTCATCGTGATCGGTGGCGCGGGCAGCCTGGAGATCGAGCCGGGTGTGGTGCTCGCCGACGCGGAGGAACGCCTCCACGAGACCCTCGACGGCGTCGGCCTTCCGCGCGCCTACGCGGCGGCGGTACGGGGCCACCGCGACGCCCTGAACGTGCTGCGCACCTCCAACCGCCGCTGGACCTACTTCAGCCCGGCCGAGGACATCGCACCCGGCGAGCGCACCGGCCGCTTCCGCGTCGGCGAGGACCAGCCGGTTCGCGACGCCGAAGGACGCAGCCGCGTCTCGGCGGAGGACGCGGCCGTGGCCCTCGTCGACGAGGCGGAACTGCCCCGCTTCGTCCAGCGCCGGTTCACGATCGGCTACTGA